AGTATCTTCCATCGCTTCAGTAGCGTAGCTGTAGAGTTTTACGTTGGTATAATCATTTTTGAGGTTGGAGTTATTACAATTTGCGCCCAAATTACACCATTCACCCAACACAGAGTTGCCCAAAAAACCGTCGTGCCCTTTGTTGCTGAACCCGAAAAGAACCGAATTACTAACTTCACCGCCTACTTTACAGTGCGGGCCTATGCTCGTATTCATGCGCATCTTTGCACCCCAGTTGACCGTTGCGCCTTCCCCCAGGGCAAACGGACCGATGATGACGCTGCCTTCGCTGACGGTGGCATTTTTGCCGATGTAGATCGGACCGTTTTCGGCATTCAACACCGAAGCACGAACCTTTGCTCCTTCTTCCAAAAATACGTTTTCGGGAGCGTACACCCTTGTAAAGGGGTCGTTCAACGGTTGACTGACCCGATCATGCGTCAGGGCGGCAAAATCCGCTTTAATCTGAGCGCCGTTTTCGCCGTAAATATCCCAGACCCGCTGAATGATGACGATAGGGTCAGGAAAAGAAATAACGTTCAGTTCCTGCCGCGGATCGACCACCTCAAAAGGAGAGCGATAGGCAATGATCTGATCAAGGGCGGCCAATGCTTCCCCCTCGGCCAGGTTCCGGACAGCCTCCGCAATGGCAGAAGTGGCGCAGACGGCCCCGTTAATAAAAATGTTGTCGTCGGTGGCAACGAACGGAAACTTGGTTTGCAGATATGGCTCCGTCAGAAAAGAAGGCTTAGCTTGAAGAAAATGCGCCCATTTTTCGGTCAGCGTCAGGATTCCGCAACGAATCTCAGACACGGGACGGGTGAATGTAAATGGCAGAAGATGCCGACGAATGGCTGCGTCGTCGTAAAGGATATAATTGGTCATAACAATGATTTCAGTTGATGGATTTCGTGAAAATCAGTGCCGGAAAAACAGCCCGAAAATCTGCGAAGCCATAAAATCTGTGAGAGTTTTGTCGCCTTTGGTCGCTACAAAGATAAGTTTTGCTCAAAATTTATTAGGTTTGCCAATACAAACATTTTCGACCTGCCAAACTGTTAAATCTATTCGTAACCATGCCGAAACTATCTAAACAAGTCATTGATAGCGAAACCCAATATACCTTTGATCTGCCCGTAAAAGTACTGCAATTCGGGACGGGAGTGCTCTTAAGAGGGCTTTGTGATTACCTGATTGACAAAGCCAACAAACAGCATATTTTTAACGGGCGCATCGTGGTGGTCAAATCAACCGCAGGCTCGGCCGACGATTTTGCCGAACAGGATGGACTCTACACCGTTTGTGTGCGCGGGGTAGACAGCGAAGGCTCCACCATCGACGAAGCCACGGCCGTAACGGCTATCAGTCGCGTGATCTCGGCGCAGGACAGCTGGCAGAGTATCCTGCAGGTGGCCCGCAATCCGCATTTGGAAGTGATTCTCTCCAATACCACTGAAGTAGGGATCCAATACGTGGAAGAAAGTATCTTTCAAAGTCCGCCGCAGTCATTCCCCGCCAAATTGACCGCTTTTTTGTACGAGCGTTTTCGTACGTACGGAGGCAAAAAAGACAAAGGGCTGGTGATCGTTCCTACGGAACTGATTACGGACAATGGTCTCAAACTCCGGGAATGTGTGGAAAAAATTTCGGTGTACAATGAGTTGGGGAAACTGTTTAACAAATGGCTGAAATACCACGTTAAATTCTGTAATTCATTGGTAGACAGAATTGTGCCGGGTAAGCCCGATGCCGCTACGTTTGCCGCGCTTCAAGAAAAAATCGGTTATGAAGATGCGCTCTTAACAGTGGCCGAACCGTATTTGTTATGGGCGATCGAAGGCGATGAGCGTGTGAAAAAAGTGCTCTCGTTTGAGCAGGTCAGCGAAAATGTCATTGTCGATGAAGATATCTCCTACTACCGTGAGCGTAAACTGCGCATCCTCAACGGCAGCCACAGCGCGGCGGCTCCGCTGGGGTATTTGAGTGGGTTTGACATTACGTTTCAGTGCATGAACGACCCGGCCATGTCGAAATACTACGAGACGATCATTTACGATGAGATCGTGCCGACGCTGCCTTTTGAAGAGCAAATGGATGAGTTGAAGGTATTTGCCGGCGATATTCTGAACCGTTACCGCAACCCGTTCATTCAGCAAAAACTCATCGGTATTACGCTGCAGCAGTCTTCGAAAATGAACGCGCGCAATGTTGCGACCATTCGGCGGTATTACCGGCAATTTAATAAAGCACCCAAATTGTTTACCATTGGCTTTGCGGCCTATCTGCTGTTTATGCGGGCCGCTAAGCAACAAAACGAACACTATCTCGGCCAACGCGGCGAAGAGTTTTACGTCATCAATGATGAGCAGGCGGCGTATTTTTACGAGCAGTGGCAAGGCGTAACGCCGGAGACCGTCCCT
Above is a window of Runella slithyformis DSM 19594 DNA encoding:
- a CDS encoding putative sugar nucleotidyl transferase, with protein sequence MTNYILYDDAAIRRHLLPFTFTRPVSEIRCGILTLTEKWAHFLQAKPSFLTEPYLQTKFPFVATDDNIFINGAVCATSAIAEAVRNLAEGEALAALDQIIAYRSPFEVVDPRQELNVISFPDPIVIIQRVWDIYGENGAQIKADFAALTHDRVSQPLNDPFTRVYAPENVFLEEGAKVRASVLNAENGPIYIGKNATVSEGSVIIGPFALGEGATVNWGAKMRMNTSIGPHCKVGGEVSNSVLFGFSNKGHDGFLGNSVLGEWCNLGANCNNSNLKNDYTNVKLYSYATEAMEDTHRLFCGLFMGDFSKAGISTLFNTGTVVGVNTNVFGAGFQPKHIPSFSWGGLAEGFTEYRIEKALKVAFETVSRRGEAFGETEREILKYVFEISRGYNRK
- a CDS encoding tagaturonate reductase yields the protein MPKLSKQVIDSETQYTFDLPVKVLQFGTGVLLRGLCDYLIDKANKQHIFNGRIVVVKSTAGSADDFAEQDGLYTVCVRGVDSEGSTIDEATAVTAISRVISAQDSWQSILQVARNPHLEVILSNTTEVGIQYVEESIFQSPPQSFPAKLTAFLYERFRTYGGKKDKGLVIVPTELITDNGLKLRECVEKISVYNELGKLFNKWLKYHVKFCNSLVDRIVPGKPDAATFAALQEKIGYEDALLTVAEPYLLWAIEGDERVKKVLSFEQVSENVIVDEDISYYRERKLRILNGSHSAAAPLGYLSGFDITFQCMNDPAMSKYYETIIYDEIVPTLPFEEQMDELKVFAGDILNRYRNPFIQQKLIGITLQQSSKMNARNVATIRRYYRQFNKAPKLFTIGFAAYLLFMRAAKQQNEHYLGQRGEEFYVINDEQAAYFYEQWQGVTPETVPAFVQTVLSNPKLWETDLTKLAGFAETVTEYLTEMMNTGVKTTLEKAIL